The sequence TGCCCGCCATATTTGCCAATAGAGATCTCCTAGAACGGTGCAATGAGAGGTCCAACCTAAAGTGCGATATCGCTGAATCTACCTCGCTATCAGCTTTTGATTGGCCAACTGGGTATGCTGAAACATAGGTCAAGAGAGAGCTTCCATGCTGCCCAAGGTACTGCTCGAAAGTCAGATTCAGGTGTTTAAATTTTGGTTTAATGGCGCTCTGCAAGATGGCACTCACCACTACAATGAGCTGTACTATCGTGCCTTAACGGTGGAGTCTGGCAAGCGCACTCGGCTGTACCACTTGGCCTGCAAATTTTCAGAACAGCAGGCAGGGGCGCTAGTTTCCGTTGCCGATAACCAATGCAGTCTGTGGATTAGCTTGCGCAGCCAAATGATGGCGGCTCAACTGCTCCAACAGCGAGTTGCTGGGCTACCTCGGCCCCGGCTCTAGCAATCTGCTCCAACGATCAAGCCGTGACGATCAAGCTGTACTGACCCAAGCCAGGCTTCCCTGGTCGATCACTCCCTTAATTGTCAGGCTATGGGGGGCAAAGAGCGTCACGTTTGCCTGGTAGCCAGCGGCGAGTTGGCCGAGATAACGGTCGATTCTAGCTGCCCGAGCGGGATATAAGGTGGCCATCCGCAGGGCTTCTGCCAGAGAAATACCCCCATGGCGCACACAGTTGCCCACCGCTTCAATCAACGTTAGGGCAGCTCCGCCCAGGGTGCCGTCGGCAGCCACGCACCTGCCATTGCGGTAAAACACCTCCTGACCGCCAATGATAAACGACTCTAGCGTTGTGCCCACCGGAGGCGTCGCATCGGTCACCAAAAACAGTCGATCTTGCTTGATGCGGTGGGCCAGGCCAACTGATCCGTAGTGGACGTGGTGGCCATCGGCAATAATGCCCGCATAGACATCGGCCCGGCTAAAAACGGCTCCCACTAGCCCTGGACTGCGCCCTTGCCAGGGCGACATAGCGTTAAAGAGATGGGTAACCATGCTAACGCCTGCGTCAAACCCGGCCAAAGCTGCTTCAAAACTGGCCTCACTGTGCCCGGCAGATACTACAATGCCTGCCCCTGCTAGCTGCTGAATTTGTTCGGCAGCCGTCACCTCTGGGGCTAGGGTAATGAGCTTAACGATGTCTGGACCCGCCGCCACGATCCGCTGCACCATGGCGGCGTCTGCAGGGCGAATGTAGGCTGGATTGTGAATACCGCCTCGCTTAGGGCTGAGGTAGGGGCCTTCTAGATGCAACCCCAGCACCCGATGGGGATGGTGTCGGCGGTAGTCGGTGACGAGGGCGATCGCCTCGATCATGGCCTCATCGGGGGCTGTAATCAGCGTCGGCAAAAAGCTAGTAGTGCCACTCTGGAGGTTAGTACGATGCATCGTGTCCAGGGTATCGGCGGTAA is a genomic window of Nodosilinea sp. E11 containing:
- the nagA gene encoding N-acetylglucosamine-6-phosphate deacetylase; amino-acid sequence: MSSGFTTLAKGKSSDPWVDSNHRLYALTHCTLYTGSEVLHDHALVIDGSGIVDVVPEIQLTTDLPRLDGQGWAAAPGFIDLQLNGCGGVMFNDAITADTLDTMHRTNLQSGTTSFLPTLITAPDEAMIEAIALVTDYRRHHPHRVLGLHLEGPYLSPKRGGIHNPAYIRPADAAMVQRIVAAGPDIVKLITLAPEVTAAEQIQQLAGAGIVVSAGHSEASFEAALAGFDAGVSMVTHLFNAMSPWQGRSPGLVGAVFSRADVYAGIIADGHHVHYGSVGLAHRIKQDRLFLVTDATPPVGTTLESFIIGGQEVFYRNGRCVAADGTLGGAALTLIEAVGNCVRHGGISLAEALRMATLYPARAARIDRYLGQLAAGYQANVTLFAPHSLTIKGVIDQGSLAWVSTA